A single genomic interval of Antechinus flavipes isolate AdamAnt ecotype Samford, QLD, Australia chromosome 1, AdamAnt_v2, whole genome shotgun sequence harbors:
- the ADNP2 gene encoding activity-dependent neuroprotector homeobox protein 2 produces the protein MFQIPVENLDNIRKVRKKVKGILVDIGLDSCKELLKDLKDYDPGEKYFYNTSWGDVSPWESSGKRKKYRTKPYCCSLCKYSTKLLSSLKNHLHRYHEDEIDQELVVPCSKCVFASQPKVVEKHFRMFHSSHRKILNYPMNILGESKSSRSDVINFTCLKCHFTNTLYYSMKKHVLIAHFNYLITSYFGMRTDEMPEQVKNDSTSLANMIPSSDKYYCKKCNIGASSLDALMYHILTSDTHRDLENRLRSVISEHIKKTGLLKQMHIAPKLSANMAMSPLNSSNAPALTAAASTCIQLALPQNTQNQTLVQSQAVTVASSASGTLTHSAPAATQSHVTLVSSPLPVGQNNIALQASVPQPVFVSHGLPLNQPVSPTVLPLNQPVGSVNKSVSAGVLPINQTIHPGLLPLSQSVGSLNRPVGPGVLPINRPIAPNVLPVNQPVASGVIQGVPPRMISMGKTVPSGVLPVSQAVTSGVLPVSQSVTSGVLPVSQTVTSGVLPVSQTVTSGVLPMGQTVPSGVLPMGQKVSSGVLPVSQAVPSGVLPVGQAVPSGVLQLNQSVMSGVLPVSQAVRPGVLHLNQPVTPGVLPVNQPVRPNVSQNATFLTAGSILRQLIPTGKQVNGIPTYTLAPVSVTLPVPPGGVANVTPPQMPIQLMQSSAATQISHSPAGAPSPPIVVSTSQNMIVPASSSTPETSQAVNLKQAKQWKTCPVCNELFPSNVYQVHMEVAHKHSGSRSSEKLEPEKLAACAPFLRWMKEKSLRCISCKCLISEEELMHHLLMHGLGCLFCKYTFHNIRSLSDHNRTVHLGKKRLSVDYSNRGFQVDNDANGDLIFPHIDFITMLPKEELGEREVYLAILAGMYSKTVVPIYIKVRPQTLEEHSNPGKQVSTCPFCLGTFVSTEKYEIHLKERHHVMPTVHTFLKSPAFKCIHCCGVYTGKMTLTAITVHLLRCRSAPKVSSSDLQIQPDLSEKELPLVNGEIHDSVFPVKRKLPDLCSGAEDQRDKEEPLIIDNDVTSVSEKAVNVPSKKQKNENRTEGPLINDDALHILALNPQKYEDRSYEEKKQFLKDYFHKRPYPSKKEIELLSSLLWVWKIDVASFFGKRRYTCLRAIKNYKPSVLLGFDMSELKNVKHRLHFECETQTL, from the exons gACCTTAAAGATTATGATCCTGgagagaaatatttttacaatacATCTTGGGGAGATGTTTCTCCTTGGGAATCttcaggaaaaagaaag aAATATCGAACAAAGCCATACTGTTGCAGCCTGTGCAAATATTCAACAAAACTactttcttcattgaaaaatcaTTTGCATCGCTACCATGAAGATGAAATTGATCAAGAGTTGGTGGTTCCTTGTTCAAAGTGTGTTTTTGCTTCTCAGCCTAAAGTTGTGGAAAAACACTTTCGGATGTTTCATTCTTCTCACCGGAAAATTCTGAATTACCCCATGAATATTTTGGGTGAATCTAAATCATCCAGGAGTGATGTGATAAACTTCACATGCTTAAAATGCCATTTTACAAACACTTTGTACTACAGCATGAAGAAACATGTACTCATAGCACATTTTAATTACTTGATTACCTCCTACTTTGGCATGAGAACTGATGAAATGCCTGAGCAAGTGAAAAATGACAGCACTTCACTTGCCAATATGATTCCATCTTCTGACAAGTACTATTGTAAAAAATGTAACATAGGTGCCAGCAGCCTGGATGCTTTAATGTATCATATTTTGACATCAGATACCCATAGAGATCTGGAAAATAGGCTCAGATCTGTAATTTCagaacatattaaaaaaacagGACTTCTTAAGCAAATGCACATTGCTCCTAAACTTTCTGCAAATATGGCCATGTCTCCTTTAAATAGCAGCAATGCTCCAGCACTAACAGCTGCTGCTTCTACTTGCATTCAGCTTGCCTTGCCACAAAATACTCAAAACCAAACTCTGGTACAGTCACAGGCGGTAACTGTGGCCTCAAGTGCCTCTGGGACTCTTACCCATAGTGCCCCTGCTGCTACCCAATCACACGTAACTCTTGTATCTAGCCCTTTGCCAGTGGGCCAGAACAATATTGCACTTCAGGCATCTGTTCCTCAACCTGTTTTTGTTTCTCATGGCCTCCCACTTAATCAACCTGTGAGTCCTACAGTTCTTCCCCTAAACCAACCAGTTGGATCTGTCAATAAGTCTGTTAGTGCAGGGGTTCTCCCTATAAACCAAACCATTCACCCAGGACTTTTGCCCCTCAGTCAGTCTGTTGGATCTCTAAATAGACCTGTTGGACCTGGAGTTCTTCCCATAAATAGACCCATTGCACCTAATGTGCTTCCTGTTAACCAACCTGTTGCATCAGGTGTCATCCAAGGAGTTCCACCAAGGATGATCTCTATGGGTAAGACAGTCCCATCAGGGGTACTCCCTGTAAGCCAGGCAGTCACATCAGGGGTACTTCCTGTAAGCCAGTCAGTCACATCAGGGGTGCTCCCTGTGAGCCAGACAGTCACATCAGGGGTGCTCCCTGTAAGCCAGACAGTCACATCAGGGGTTCTGCCTATGGGCCAGACAGTACCATCAGGGGTTCTGCCCATGGGCCAGAAGGTATCATCAGGGGTACTCCCTGTGAGCCAAGCAGTCCCATCAGGAGTACTCCCTGTGGGCCAGGCAGTCCCATCAGGGGTTCTTCAACTCAATCAGTCTGTTATGTCAGGAGTTCTTCCAGTTAGCCAGGCAGTGCGACCTGGAGTACTCCATCTTAATCAACCAGTTACACCAGGTGTTTTACCTGTAAATCAGCCAGTCAGACCTAATGTCTCCCAAAATGCCACTTTCCTAACTGCAGGCTCTATCCTTAGACAGCTAATACCAACAGGGAAACAGGTTAACGGGATACCTACATACACCTTAGCACCAGTTTCAGTTACGTTGCCTGTACCACCTGGTGGTGTAGCAAATGTTACACCACCACAAATGCCAATTCAGCTCATGCAATCTAGTGCAGCTACCCAGATATCTCATTCCCCAGCTGGTGCACCTTCTCCTCCCATAGTGGTAAGCACTTCCCAAAATATGATTGTCCCAGCATCTTCATCTACTCCAGAAACCAGCCAAGCTGTCAATCTCAAACAAGCTAAACAATGGAAAACCTGCCCAGTTTGCAATGAACTCTTTCCATCTAATGTCTATCAGGTGCACATGGAAGTGGCTCATAAACATAGTGGATCAAGATCCAGTGAAAAACTTGAGCCTGAAAAACTTGCAGCATGTGCACCATTTTTAAgatggatgaaagaaaaaagtcttcGCTGTATCTCTTGTAAATGCTTAAtatcagaggaagaactgatgcaTCATTTATTAATGCATGGTTTAGGGTGCTTATTCTGTAAATATACTTTCCATAACATTAGAAGTCTTTCAGATCATAATAGGACTGTGCACCTTGGAAAGAAGAGATTATCTGTGGATTATAGCAACAGAGGTTTCCAGGTAGATAATGATGCTAATGGTGACTTAATATTTCCTCATATTGATTTCATTACCATGTTGCCAAAGGAAGAACTTGGAGAAAGGGAAGTCTATTTGGCAATACTAGCTGGAATGTACTCCAAGACAGTTGTACCAATTTATATTAAAGTGAGACCACAGACTCTTGAGGAACATAGCAATCCTGGAAAACAAGTCAGTACCTGTCCATTTTGCCTTGGTACTTTTGTATCcacagaaaaatatgaaatacatttaaaggaaagacatCACGTCATGCCAACTgtacatacatttttaaagtcTCCTGCTTTCAAGTGCATCCATTGTTGTGGGGTATATACTGGAAAAATGACATTAACTGCAATCACTGTACATTTGTTACGATGCAGGAGTGCTCCCAAAGTTAGTAGTTCAGATCTTCAGATCCAGCCTGATCTTAGTGAAAAAGAACTGCCATTAGTGAATGGTGAAATACATGATTCTGTTTTTCCTGTCAAGAGAAAACTTCCTGATCTCTGTTCTGGGGCAGAGGACCAAAGGGATAAAGAAGAACCTCTTATCATAGATAATGACGTCACTTCCGTTTCTGAAAAAGCAGTGAATGTGCcttctaaaaaacaaaagaatgaaaataggaCTGAAGGTCCGCTAATAAATGATGATGCTCTTCATATTCTAGCACTAAATCCCCAGAAGTATGAAGACCGTTCATATGAGGAGAAAAAACAGTTCCTTAAAGATTATTTCCATAAGAGGCCATATCCTAGCAAAAAAGAGATAGAACTGTTATCAtcccttctctgggtatggaaaaTTGATGTTGCATCCTTTTTTGGGAAAAGAAGATATACCTGCCTAAgagcaataaaaaattacaaaccTTCTGTGCTTTTGGGCTTTGATATGTCAGAACTGAAAAATGTTAAGCACAGATTACACTTTGAGTGTGAAACACAAACCttataa